The following are encoded together in the Bradyrhizobium algeriense genome:
- a CDS encoding adenylate/guanylate cyclase domain-containing protein: MNAPPNIDPVPAHSDSDVVHWLTNDTRDERFIDNIFAELCVRLQRAGIPVKRATLHLLIYHPQWLGARIIWADGMREAELARVDYDVRERSEYIGSPANEILDGAAEVRENLERDPSLGRQHAVYDEMRAKGLTDYVAWPLYHTLGKRHIVTFATDRPGGFDDAHIARLLKLLPVLALVSEIRMKNRLARTLLETYVGSHAGELILAGATRRGSGTTVRAAIMICDLRDFTRISDNWPRDDVIDLLNGYFDAMSEPIARHGGEILKFIGDGLLAIFPLSQPQACANLLHAVTEARQAMVALNEKNGETGRAPLNYGIGVHVGDVMYGNIGSRTRLDFTVIGPAVNMASRLETLTKQLGRTVLLSRAFADFVERDFDLERVGEHPVRGFNDPIELFAYHG, from the coding sequence ATGAACGCGCCGCCAAACATCGATCCCGTCCCCGCGCATTCCGACAGCGACGTCGTGCACTGGCTGACAAACGACACGCGCGATGAGCGCTTCATTGACAATATTTTCGCCGAGCTGTGTGTCCGGCTCCAGCGAGCGGGCATTCCCGTCAAGCGGGCGACGCTTCATCTCCTGATCTACCATCCGCAATGGCTTGGCGCCCGGATCATTTGGGCCGACGGGATGCGCGAGGCCGAGCTTGCGAGAGTCGATTACGATGTCAGGGAGCGATCCGAATACATCGGTAGTCCCGCCAACGAAATCCTTGATGGTGCCGCCGAGGTGCGCGAGAATCTCGAACGCGATCCCTCGCTCGGCCGCCAGCACGCCGTCTATGACGAGATGCGGGCGAAAGGCCTGACCGACTATGTGGCGTGGCCGCTGTACCATACGCTCGGCAAGCGGCATATCGTGACCTTTGCAACCGACCGGCCCGGTGGTTTCGACGACGCGCATATTGCCCGCCTGTTAAAACTGTTGCCGGTTCTGGCGCTGGTCAGCGAAATCCGCATGAAGAACCGGCTGGCGCGAACGCTGCTGGAAACCTATGTCGGGTCGCATGCCGGCGAGTTGATCCTGGCCGGCGCCACCAGGCGCGGAAGCGGAACGACAGTACGCGCCGCCATCATGATCTGCGACTTACGTGATTTCACCCGGATTTCCGACAACTGGCCGCGCGATGACGTCATTGATCTCTTGAACGGCTATTTCGACGCGATGTCGGAGCCGATTGCGCGACATGGCGGAGAAATTCTGAAATTCATCGGCGACGGCCTGCTCGCCATTTTTCCGCTCAGCCAGCCGCAGGCCTGCGCAAATCTGCTGCACGCCGTGACTGAGGCCCGTCAGGCCATGGTTGCCCTGAACGAAAAGAACGGCGAAACCGGTCGTGCGCCGCTGAATTACGGCATCGGCGTTCACGTCGGAGACGTCATGTATGGCAATATCGGGTCGCGCACCCGGCTTGACTTCACCGTCATCGGTCCTGCGGTCAACATGGCTTCGCGTCTCGAAACCCTCACCAAACAATTGGGCAGAACCGTGCTACTGTCCCGCGCGTTCGCCGACTTCGTCGAACGCGATTTCGATCTCGAACGCGTCGGCGAACATCCGGTGCGCGGCTTCAACGACCCGATCGAGCTGTTTGCGTATCACGGCTGA
- a CDS encoding acetolactate synthase large subunit yields MTKASDLLVAALENEGVGYIFAIPGEENLDVLESLRRSKIKLVLTRHEQAAGFMAATYGRLTGRAGVCLTTLGPGALNLTTAAAYAHLGAMPMVMITGQKAIRSSRQARFQIVDIVATMRPLTKMATQIVSAQSIPTLVRDAFRVAQQERPGPVHLELPEDIAADEAAAEIIPPHIVELPVAPAVAIERAAAMIMAAHRPLVMLGAAASRPQLAEPLSAFVRRCRIPFFNTQMGKGAVNAGSNLYMGTAALSERDWVHEAIDQADLIISIGHDTVEKPPFLMGHDGPQVIHVGATPATVEQVYFPQAEIVGDVGASLACLADRLEGKLPNGQTLLGLREGILAHLAERSTEDRFPLTPQRIVHDVRQVIPPDGIVALDNGMYKIWFARNYRTSVANTLLLDNALATMGAGLPSAIAASLIHPDRRVLAVCGDGGFMMNSQELETAVRLKLNLVVLVLEDRAYGMIRWKQEVDTFPDFGLEFGNPDFVAYAKSYGAKGSRVGKASELSTMLEAAFEEGGVHLVVVPIDYSENMRVLVNELHAVVQAK; encoded by the coding sequence ATGACAAAAGCCTCCGATCTGCTGGTGGCCGCCCTTGAGAACGAGGGTGTCGGGTACATCTTCGCCATTCCCGGCGAGGAGAATCTCGATGTGCTGGAATCGCTACGGCGCTCGAAGATCAAGCTGGTGCTGACGCGGCACGAACAGGCCGCCGGCTTCATGGCGGCCACTTACGGACGTCTCACCGGGCGCGCGGGCGTCTGCCTGACGACGCTGGGTCCCGGTGCGCTCAATTTGACGACGGCCGCGGCCTACGCGCATCTGGGCGCGATGCCGATGGTCATGATCACAGGACAGAAGGCGATCCGGAGCAGCCGTCAGGCGCGCTTCCAAATCGTTGACATCGTCGCGACCATGCGGCCACTCACCAAGATGGCGACCCAGATCGTCTCCGCGCAGAGTATTCCGACCCTGGTTCGCGACGCCTTCCGGGTCGCGCAGCAGGAGCGGCCGGGCCCCGTGCATCTCGAACTGCCCGAGGACATCGCGGCCGACGAAGCCGCGGCCGAAATCATTCCCCCGCATATCGTCGAGCTTCCGGTCGCGCCTGCCGTGGCCATCGAACGCGCCGCAGCCATGATCATGGCTGCCCACAGGCCGCTCGTCATGCTGGGCGCCGCGGCGAGCCGCCCGCAACTCGCCGAGCCGCTGTCGGCGTTCGTGCGACGCTGCAGGATTCCATTCTTCAACACCCAGATGGGGAAGGGCGCGGTCAATGCCGGCTCCAACCTCTATATGGGCACGGCCGCGCTGTCGGAGCGGGATTGGGTTCACGAGGCCATCGACCAGGCCGATCTCATTATTTCGATCGGCCACGACACCGTCGAGAAGCCGCCTTTCCTGATGGGCCATGATGGGCCGCAGGTTATCCATGTCGGCGCCACGCCGGCGACGGTGGAACAGGTATACTTCCCGCAGGCGGAGATCGTCGGAGACGTCGGCGCGAGCCTCGCATGCCTGGCCGATCGCCTCGAAGGCAAGCTCCCCAATGGTCAGACATTGCTGGGTTTGCGGGAAGGAATCCTAGCCCACCTCGCCGAGCGGTCGACGGAGGATCGGTTTCCGCTGACGCCGCAGCGCATCGTGCACGACGTCCGCCAGGTCATCCCGCCGGACGGCATCGTTGCCCTCGACAACGGCATGTACAAGATCTGGTTCGCCCGCAACTATCGCACCAGCGTCGCCAACACGCTGCTGCTCGACAACGCGCTTGCGACCATGGGTGCGGGTCTTCCGTCGGCGATCGCAGCGTCGCTGATCCATCCGGACAGGCGCGTGCTCGCCGTCTGCGGCGACGGCGGCTTCATGATGAATTCGCAGGAGCTGGAAACGGCGGTGCGGCTCAAGCTGAACCTCGTCGTGCTCGTGCTTGAGGATCGCGCCTACGGCATGATCCGCTGGAAACAGGAAGTCGATACGTTTCCGGACTTCGGCCTCGAATTCGGCAACCCTGATTTCGTTGCCTATGCGAAGTCATACGGCGCCAAGGGCTCCCGCGTTGGCAAGGCCTCCGAACTCTCGACCATGCTGGAAGCTGCCTTCGAGGAAGGCGGCGTGCATCTCGTCGTGGTGCCCATCGACTACAGTGAGAACATGCGCGTGCTCGTCAACGAGTTACACGCGGTAGTCCAGGCCAAGTGA
- the mdlC gene encoding benzoylformate decarboxylase, translated as MSSRKPAKPATTTVKDATFGLLRAFGIKRVFGNPGSTELPFLSDWPDDIDYVLGLQEASVVGMADGYAQATRNAGFVNLHSGAGVGNALGNIYTAHRNQTPLVITAGQQARSILPLQAFLYAERASEFPRPYVKYSVEPARAEDVPAAIARAYYVAMQPPCGPTFVSIPIDDWTRPTQPIEARRVSRELGPDPEAMKALVVALSASKRPALVVGPGVDRAAAVDLMVQVAEKTKAAVWVSPFSARCSFPERHPQFAGFLHASPGQLSEALREHDLVVVIGAPVFTFHVEGHAAIFDGATTIFQITDDPDAAAVTPSGASIIATMKPALATLLDLLPESTRAMPTGRTLSPAPSAADPLPVEFLLHSLSQAMPADAVLMEEAPSHRPAIQKFMPMRGQDSFYTMSSGGLGYSLPAAVGMALGRPATRTVCLIGDGSAMYSIQALWTAAQRKLPLTVVVINNAGYGAMRSFSQVMQVRNVPGLELPGIDFVKLAEGMGCHAVRVTKSSELAGALEHGLSHDGTSLIEVMVDSAVPLLYAQKN; from the coding sequence ATGTCGTCCCGCAAACCAGCCAAACCCGCCACCACCACCGTCAAGGACGCCACCTTCGGCCTGCTCCGCGCGTTCGGCATCAAGCGCGTGTTCGGCAATCCCGGCTCGACCGAACTGCCATTCCTCAGCGACTGGCCCGATGATATCGACTACGTGCTCGGCCTGCAGGAAGCTTCCGTCGTCGGCATGGCTGATGGTTACGCGCAGGCGACCCGCAACGCCGGCTTCGTCAATTTGCATTCCGGCGCCGGCGTCGGCAATGCGCTCGGCAATATCTACACCGCCCATCGCAACCAAACCCCGCTGGTAATCACCGCCGGGCAGCAGGCGCGCTCGATCCTGCCGCTGCAGGCCTTTCTCTACGCCGAGCGCGCTTCCGAGTTTCCGCGGCCCTATGTCAAATACAGCGTCGAGCCGGCGCGCGCCGAAGACGTGCCGGCGGCGATCGCGCGGGCCTATTACGTCGCGATGCAGCCGCCGTGCGGGCCGACCTTTGTCTCGATCCCGATCGACGACTGGACGCGCCCGACGCAGCCGATCGAAGCCCGCCGCGTCAGCCGCGAACTCGGCCCCGATCCGGAAGCGATGAAGGCGCTGGTTGTCGCGCTGTCGGCGAGCAAGCGCCCTGCCCTCGTCGTCGGCCCTGGCGTCGATCGCGCGGCGGCCGTCGACCTGATGGTGCAGGTCGCGGAGAAGACGAAGGCGGCGGTCTGGGTCAGCCCATTTTCGGCGCGCTGCTCATTCCCGGAACGTCATCCGCAGTTCGCAGGTTTCCTGCACGCCTCGCCGGGACAGCTGTCGGAGGCGCTGCGCGAGCATGACCTCGTGGTGGTGATCGGCGCGCCGGTGTTCACCTTCCATGTCGAGGGCCATGCCGCGATCTTCGATGGCGCGACCACGATCTTCCAGATTACCGACGATCCGGATGCCGCTGCCGTCACGCCATCCGGCGCCAGCATCATCGCGACCATGAAGCCGGCGCTGGCAACGCTGCTCGACCTGCTTCCGGAATCCACGCGCGCGATGCCGACAGGTCGCACGCTGTCGCCCGCGCCATCAGCCGCCGATCCGCTTCCGGTCGAATTCCTGCTGCATTCGCTGTCGCAAGCCATGCCCGCCGATGCGGTGCTGATGGAGGAAGCGCCCTCGCATCGGCCGGCGATACAAAAATTTATGCCGATGCGCGGCCAGGACAGCTTTTACACTATGTCGAGCGGCGGTCTCGGCTACAGCCTGCCCGCCGCCGTCGGCATGGCGCTGGGACGACCGGCGACACGCACCGTCTGCCTGATCGGCGACGGCTCGGCGATGTATTCGATCCAGGCGCTGTGGACCGCGGCGCAACGCAAGCTGCCGCTCACGGTCGTCGTCATCAACAACGCCGGCTATGGCGCGATGCGTTCGTTCAGCCAGGTAATGCAGGTGCGCAACGTGCCGGGCCTCGAACTGCCGGGCATCGATTTCGTCAAACTCGCCGAAGGCATGGGCTGCCACGCCGTGCGGGTGACGAAATCATCCGAACTCGCAGGCGCGCTTGAGCACGGGCTGTCGCATGACGGCACCAGCCTGATCGAGGTGATGGTCGATTCCGCCGTGCCGCTGCTCTACGCGCAGAAGAATTGA
- a CDS encoding CaiB/BaiF CoA-transferase family protein, whose product MLPLEGLIVVSVEQAVAAPFCSSRLADAGAHVVKVERPEGDFARGYDAAAKGQSSYFVWLNRGKNSVVIDLATKEGRAALEELIASADVLLQNLKPGSMDKLGFSLKRLRKDYPALICCTISGYGDDGPYADRKAYDLLIQAESGLASITGGPEGPSRVGISVVDIATGATAHASILEALIARGRTGKGADIRISMFDVMADWMAVPLINSEAGNPPKRMALAHPSIAPYGVFNSRDGKGILISIQSEREWKKLCAEVLDQPDLPNDPRFANMVERVRNRSLTDKTVADSFATMTRVDLLKRLADADIAFAEVNTMADLAVHPHLRRIEVDTPNGKVSYAAPAAIFIGEERHYGAVPGIGDHVEIPTAPRIRSRQS is encoded by the coding sequence ATGCTGCCATTGGAAGGATTGATTGTCGTCTCCGTCGAACAGGCGGTCGCGGCACCGTTCTGCAGTTCCAGGCTGGCGGACGCCGGCGCGCATGTCGTCAAGGTCGAACGCCCCGAGGGCGATTTCGCCCGCGGCTATGACGCCGCCGCAAAAGGCCAGAGCAGCTATTTCGTCTGGCTCAACCGCGGCAAGAATTCCGTGGTGATCGATCTCGCCACCAAGGAAGGCCGCGCCGCGCTCGAAGAGCTGATCGCGAGCGCTGATGTCTTGCTGCAAAACCTCAAGCCCGGCTCGATGGACAAGCTCGGCTTCTCGCTGAAGCGGCTTCGAAAGGATTATCCGGCGCTGATCTGCTGCACCATCTCGGGCTATGGCGACGACGGCCCCTATGCCGATCGCAAGGCTTACGATCTCCTGATCCAGGCCGAGAGTGGCCTTGCCTCGATCACCGGCGGCCCCGAAGGCCCGTCGCGGGTCGGCATATCGGTGGTCGATATCGCGACCGGCGCCACCGCGCATGCATCGATCCTCGAAGCGCTGATCGCGCGCGGACGCACCGGCAAGGGCGCCGACATCCGGATCTCGATGTTCGACGTGATGGCCGACTGGATGGCGGTGCCGCTGATCAATTCGGAAGCCGGCAATCCGCCGAAGCGGATGGCGCTGGCCCATCCCTCGATCGCGCCCTATGGCGTGTTCAATTCCAGGGATGGCAAGGGCATTTTGATCTCGATCCAGAGCGAGCGCGAATGGAAGAAGCTTTGCGCGGAAGTCTTGGATCAACCCGACCTGCCCAACGATCCCAGGTTTGCCAACATGGTCGAGCGCGTGCGCAACCGCTCGCTCACCGACAAGACGGTGGCTGACAGTTTTGCGACCATGACGCGCGTCGATCTGCTGAAGCGCCTCGCGGACGCCGATATCGCGTTCGCCGAAGTGAACACGATGGCCGACCTCGCCGTGCATCCGCATCTTCGCCGGATCGAGGTCGATACGCCGAACGGCAAGGTGAGCTATGCCGCGCCGGCCGCGATCTTCATTGGCGAGGAGCGGCACTATGGTGCCGTGCCAGGGATCGGCGACCATGTCGAAATTCCCACAGCTCCGCGTATCAGGAGCCGCCAATCATGA
- the trhA gene encoding PAQR family membrane homeostasis protein TrhA: MTIFRLKQFASTSFHAAADAMHWNYDRAELIADGVVHIVGVCLGLVAATALIVLTAVYASGFEVAVVSVYVVGLLAMLTLSAVYNLWPVSRAKWVLRRFDHSAIYLLIAATYTPFIVTLKESYLAISMLIGVWCVAIGGVVLKLALPGRYDRLAVGLYLALGWSGVMLGDAVMKAVPPLALGFVVAGGVLYSLGVIFHAWQRLRFQNAIWHGFVLLGAACHYTAILDMMILT, translated from the coding sequence ATGACCATATTCAGACTGAAACAATTCGCCTCGACATCCTTCCATGCGGCGGCCGACGCCATGCACTGGAACTACGACCGCGCCGAGCTGATCGCCGATGGCGTCGTGCATATCGTAGGCGTCTGTCTGGGGCTTGTCGCCGCCACCGCGCTGATCGTGCTGACTGCTGTCTATGCCAGCGGGTTCGAGGTTGCGGTGGTATCGGTCTACGTCGTGGGCCTGCTCGCGATGCTGACATTGTCGGCGGTCTATAATCTCTGGCCGGTGTCGCGCGCCAAATGGGTGCTGCGCCGCTTCGATCATTCGGCGATCTATCTCTTGATCGCCGCCACCTATACGCCGTTCATCGTGACGCTGAAGGAGAGCTATCTCGCGATATCGATGCTGATCGGGGTGTGGTGCGTTGCGATCGGCGGCGTGGTGTTGAAGCTGGCGTTGCCGGGGCGATACGATCGATTGGCCGTTGGGCTCTATCTCGCGCTGGGCTGGAGCGGCGTGATGCTCGGCGATGCCGTGATGAAGGCGGTGCCGCCGCTGGCGCTGGGCTTCGTGGTGGCGGGCGGCGTGCTCTATAGCCTCGGCGTGATCTTCCATGCCTGGCAGCGGCTGCGCTTCCAGAACGCGATCTGGCATGGCTTCGTCTTGCTCGGCGCGGCGTGCCATTATACGGCTATTCTCGATATGATGATCTTGACGTAA
- a CDS encoding LysR substrate-binding domain-containing protein, whose translation MDIRQLRTFSCVAELGSLSKASDTLRVAQPALSRQIKLLEHELRAELFTRNGRGMVLTDAGRLLLARTAGIVRQIDQVRDEIQSAGGPPSGRVVLGLVPTVSCVISARLARRTVDRYPGISLCIVESYSGHLMEWLHRGEMDLALIYGPSSDLHLTVQSLGRDPIVAVGPRGSGLSQKKQVDIGWLLKQRLVLPSHSHGLRALIEQAAAKKKLKLDVKLEADSFRVLTSLVEEGLGYTLLPPSSVRHEVASGRLETAAIAKPSPMRELTLASPIDHPGSTAITLVTELLRDELTACREEGLWDIRLA comes from the coding sequence ATGGATATCAGGCAGCTCAGGACCTTCAGTTGCGTGGCGGAGCTCGGCAGCCTCAGCAAAGCCTCCGATACGCTGCGGGTGGCGCAGCCGGCGCTGAGCCGCCAGATCAAGCTGCTCGAGCATGAATTGCGGGCCGAGCTCTTTACGCGGAACGGTCGCGGTATGGTGCTGACCGATGCCGGCCGCCTGCTGCTGGCGCGGACGGCGGGCATCGTCCGGCAGATCGACCAGGTGCGCGACGAGATCCAGTCCGCCGGCGGTCCACCGTCGGGCCGCGTGGTGCTCGGGCTGGTGCCGACCGTGAGCTGCGTGATTTCGGCGCGGCTCGCCCGGCGCACCGTCGACAGATATCCGGGCATTTCGCTCTGCATCGTCGAAAGCTACAGCGGGCATCTGATGGAATGGCTGCACCGCGGCGAGATGGATCTGGCGCTGATCTACGGGCCGTCGAGCGACTTGCATCTCACCGTGCAAAGTCTTGGCCGCGATCCCATCGTCGCCGTGGGGCCGCGCGGCAGCGGGTTGTCGCAAAAGAAGCAGGTCGATATCGGCTGGCTGCTCAAACAGCGCCTCGTGCTGCCGAGTCATTCGCACGGCCTCCGGGCGCTGATCGAGCAGGCGGCGGCGAAGAAGAAACTGAAGCTCGACGTCAAGCTGGAAGCGGATTCGTTTCGGGTGCTGACCAGCCTGGTCGAGGAAGGGTTGGGATACACGCTGTTGCCACCTTCCTCGGTGCGCCACGAAGTGGCCAGCGGCCGGCTGGAAACAGCTGCGATCGCAAAACCGTCGCCGATGCGCGAACTGACCCTTGCTTCTCCCATCGATCATCCCGGCTCGACTGCCATCACGCTTGTGACCGAGCTGCTCCGCGACGAACTCACCGCCTGCCGCGAAGAAGGCCTCTGGGACATCAGGCTCGCCTGA
- a CDS encoding FAS1-like dehydratase domain-containing protein: MTAALNLDHLRQWIGRSTEASDIVTAQLVKGLRATLFQDIGEPKTGDAAPWTTHWCLAQPVFPMSQLGPDGHPTRGGFLPPVPLPRRMWAGGEIEFIEPLRVGDESTRVSRISDVTMKTGSTGVLCFVSVEHTITTPRGVAIRERQDIVYRDMGGAAPVASAKAPPPPPVAKHRESHVSDPVLLFRYSALTFNGHRIHYDRDYVTRVEGYPGLIFHGPLQAALIVEFAARLHGDSAPKKFSYRGVQPLFEGGEFTINGNETSAGMELWIANAEGQPTMKGTATW, encoded by the coding sequence ATGACAGCAGCTCTGAACCTCGACCATCTGCGCCAGTGGATCGGCCGCAGCACGGAAGCGTCAGACATTGTCACCGCACAGCTTGTGAAGGGCCTGCGCGCGACGCTGTTCCAGGACATCGGCGAGCCGAAGACAGGCGACGCCGCGCCGTGGACCACGCATTGGTGCCTGGCGCAGCCGGTGTTTCCGATGTCGCAGCTCGGCCCCGACGGCCACCCGACCCGCGGCGGTTTTCTCCCGCCGGTGCCGCTGCCGCGCCGGATGTGGGCCGGCGGCGAAATCGAATTCATCGAGCCCCTGCGCGTCGGCGATGAATCGACGCGAGTCTCCCGCATTTCAGACGTGACGATGAAGACCGGCTCCACCGGCGTGCTCTGCTTCGTCTCCGTCGAACACACGATCACGACGCCGCGCGGGGTTGCGATCCGCGAACGGCAGGACATCGTCTATCGCGACATGGGCGGCGCGGCGCCAGTCGCATCAGCCAAGGCGCCTCCGCCGCCGCCGGTCGCAAAACATCGCGAAAGCCATGTCAGCGATCCCGTGCTGCTGTTTCGCTACTCGGCGCTGACCTTCAACGGCCATCGCATCCATTACGACCGCGACTACGTCACCAGGGTCGAGGGCTATCCCGGCCTGATCTTCCACGGCCCGCTGCAGGCGGCGCTGATCGTCGAATTCGCCGCAAGACTTCACGGCGACAGCGCGCCGAAAAAGTTCAGCTATCGCGGCGTGCAGCCGCTGTTCGAGGGCGGCGAGTTTACGATCAACGGCAACGAAACCAGCGCCGGCATGGAACTGTGGATCGCAAATGCCGAAGGGCAGCCCACGATGAAGGGCACGGCGACGTGGTGA
- the msrA gene encoding peptide-methionine (S)-S-oxide reductase MsrA: MTVSAERAVLAGGCFWGMQDLLRRYPGVISTRVGYTGGEVPNATYRNHGNHAEAIEITFDPQTISYRKLLEFFFQIHDPSTLNRQGNDRGASYRSAIFFTSDAQKRIAEDTIADVDASGLWPGKVVTELAPAGPFWEAEPEHQDYLEKYPDGYTCHFIRPEWTLPHRAEKAATGPSGVSAA; encoded by the coding sequence ATGACAGTTTCGGCGGAACGCGCAGTCCTGGCCGGCGGTTGCTTCTGGGGGATGCAGGATCTGCTACGCCGGTATCCCGGCGTGATTTCGACCAGGGTGGGCTACACCGGCGGCGAGGTGCCAAACGCGACCTATCGTAACCACGGCAATCACGCCGAAGCCATTGAGATCACCTTCGATCCGCAGACCATCAGCTATCGCAAGCTGCTGGAGTTCTTTTTCCAGATCCATGATCCCTCGACGCTGAACCGCCAGGGCAACGACCGGGGCGCGAGCTATCGGTCGGCCATCTTCTTTACCAGCGACGCGCAGAAGCGGATCGCGGAAGACACCATCGCCGATGTCGATGCTTCCGGCCTTTGGCCGGGCAAGGTTGTCACCGAGTTGGCCCCTGCCGGACCGTTCTGGGAGGCCGAGCCCGAGCATCAGGATTATCTGGAAAAATATCCTGACGGCTACACCTGTCACTTCATTCGGCCGGAATGGACGCTGCCGCATCGGGCGGAGAAAGCTGCAACAGGCCCGAGCGGAGTTTCGGCCGCATGA
- a CDS encoding acyl-CoA dehydrogenase family protein, with product MTAQEQQDEFHDIRDAVAKLCAQFPGEYWRKLDRQMAYPKEFVDALTEAGYLSVLIPEEYGGSGLKLSAAAAILEEIQRAGCNGGGCHAQMYTMGTVLRHGNDAQKAKYLPGIASGKLRLQAFGVTEPTSGTDTSSLKTVAKRDGDHYIVNGQKIWTSRAEHSDLMILLARTTPKEQAKKRTDGLSVFIVDMREAKGNGLEIRPIRTMMNHATTEVFFTDMRVPAENLVGDEGKGFRYILSGMNAERILIAAECIGDAKWFIAKATAYAKERAVFGRPIGQNQGIQFPIAKAYAAMRAAELMVKEATRKYEAGLDCGAEANMAKMLAADASWEAANACVQTHGGFGFAEEYDVERKFRETRLYQVAPISTNLILSYVAEHVLGLPRSY from the coding sequence ATGACCGCACAAGAACAACAAGACGAATTCCACGACATCCGCGACGCCGTCGCAAAGCTCTGCGCCCAGTTCCCCGGCGAATACTGGCGCAAGCTGGACCGCCAGATGGCGTACCCGAAGGAGTTCGTCGACGCGCTGACGGAGGCCGGTTACCTCTCGGTCTTGATCCCCGAGGAATATGGCGGCTCCGGGCTGAAGCTTTCGGCGGCGGCGGCGATCCTGGAGGAGATCCAGCGGGCGGGGTGCAACGGCGGCGGCTGCCACGCCCAGATGTACACGATGGGCACCGTGCTGCGGCACGGCAACGACGCCCAGAAAGCAAAGTATCTGCCGGGCATCGCCAGCGGCAAATTGCGGCTGCAGGCCTTCGGCGTCACCGAGCCGACCAGCGGCACCGACACCTCCTCGCTGAAGACCGTCGCCAAGCGTGACGGCGACCACTACATCGTCAACGGCCAGAAGATCTGGACCAGCCGCGCCGAACATTCCGACCTGATGATCCTGCTCGCGCGCACCACGCCGAAAGAACAGGCGAAGAAGCGAACCGACGGGCTGTCGGTGTTCATCGTCGACATGCGCGAGGCCAAGGGCAACGGCCTCGAAATCCGCCCGATCCGCACCATGATGAACCACGCCACCACCGAAGTGTTCTTCACCGACATGCGGGTTCCAGCCGAGAACCTGGTCGGCGATGAAGGCAAGGGCTTTCGCTACATCCTGTCAGGCATGAACGCCGAGCGCATCCTCATTGCGGCCGAATGCATCGGCGACGCCAAATGGTTCATCGCGAAAGCCACCGCCTACGCCAAGGAGCGCGCCGTGTTCGGCCGGCCGATCGGCCAGAACCAGGGCATCCAGTTCCCGATCGCGAAGGCCTACGCCGCGATGCGCGCGGCCGAACTGATGGTGAAGGAAGCCACCCGCAAATATGAGGCAGGGCTCGATTGCGGCGCCGAGGCCAACATGGCCAAGATGCTGGCGGCGGATGCCTCCTGGGAAGCGGCCAATGCCTGCGTGCAGACCCATGGCGGGTTCGGCTTTGCCGAGGAATACGACGTCGAGCGCAAGTTCCGCGAAACGCGGCTGTATCAAGTTGCGCCGATCTCGACCAATCTGATCTTGTCCTACGTCGCCGAGCACGTGCTCGGCCTGCCCCGCTCCTACTGA
- a CDS encoding SDR family oxidoreductase: MQVTGKVVVVTGGGNGIGKAMCEAFHRAGAAKVVVADIDPDGARAVATPIGGAAFKCDVGKEKDVHHVIEETEHQFGPIALFCSNAGIGGGFDPLSVNAGGNSDEPWQRSWAVHVMAHVYAARHLIPRMKARGGGYFLNTISAAGLLSQVGSPAYSTTKHAAVGFAENLAISHKADNIKVSILCPQGVDTNMLRSIPKGPQSGDGDLSPEQVAQDVLKGLEEETFVILPHPQVLGYMRKKTENYDRWIAGMAKIQAKMRESYGK, translated from the coding sequence ATGCAGGTGACGGGCAAAGTCGTGGTTGTCACCGGTGGCGGCAACGGCATCGGGAAGGCGATGTGCGAGGCCTTCCATCGCGCAGGCGCGGCCAAGGTTGTTGTCGCCGATATCGATCCCGATGGCGCGCGCGCCGTTGCCACCCCGATCGGTGGGGCGGCCTTCAAATGCGATGTCGGAAAGGAGAAGGACGTCCATCACGTCATCGAGGAGACCGAGCATCAATTCGGCCCGATCGCGCTGTTCTGCTCCAATGCCGGCATCGGCGGCGGCTTCGATCCATTGTCGGTCAACGCCGGCGGAAACTCCGACGAACCGTGGCAGCGAAGCTGGGCCGTTCATGTCATGGCCCATGTCTATGCGGCGCGGCACCTGATCCCGCGCATGAAGGCGCGCGGCGGCGGCTATTTCCTCAACACGATTTCGGCGGCGGGCTTGCTGTCGCAGGTCGGCAGCCCGGCCTATTCGACCACCAAGCATGCGGCGGTCGGCTTTGCCGAGAATCTTGCGATCTCGCACAAGGCCGACAACATCAAGGTATCGATCCTGTGCCCGCAGGGCGTCGACACCAACATGCTGCGCTCGATTCCGAAAGGCCCGCAATCCGGCGACGGCGATCTTTCGCCGGAACAGGTGGCGCAGGACGTGCTGAAGGGACTGGAAGAGGAAACCTTTGTGATCCTGCCGCACCCCCAGGTGCTCGGCTACATGCGCAAGAAGACCGAGAATTATGACCGCTGGATCGCAGGCATGGCGAAGATCCAGGCGAAGATGCGGGAAAGTTACGGGAAGTGA